CTAACTTTAATTAATTTCTAATAAGGAAGCCTCCAAAATATGCACTCGTAATTCTAACATACTATGGTCTTCGGATTATAAGGAGTCTTGAAGGTATCATGTAAGCTAAGCGTCGGGTACTCGTGACTATTGATTTTTGCCAAAATTTTCTCCCCGGACAAAGAACGGGGTCTTGGCCTATGCTCACTAAACCCATTGAATGCCTGACCAGCGGACCACAAAGGGTGGTTTTGGGGTAGCCATTTGCGGTGACCCTCGTATGCCATCCTCCCACATATGTGAACTGAGCTAACATCATCCAAACAAATAGGACACGCCTTGTACCCATGGGTCGGTGACCCTGCCAACATCCCTAAACCTGGAAAGTCACTAATGGTCCACAAAACTTCTGCTCTCATCATGAAAATAGATTGGTCATGCCTATCAACAGTAAGAACTCAAGTTTCCCATAACTTTAGAAGCTCGTTGACCAATGGCTCCATGAACACACTAAGACATTTTCCAGGTGACTTTGGACCAGGGATCAATAGAGTCAACATGTTATATTCCTTCTTCATACACATTGATGGAGGCAAATTATACGGCATCACAACAACATGCCATGTGCTATGTAAAGTACCCATTGTTCCAAAAGGATTGAAACCGTCGGTTGCTAGTCCGAGTTGCACGTTTCTCACGTCGTTGGCAAAATCAGGAAATGTTCTGTCGAAATGTAGCCATGCCTCCCCATCTGCGGGGTGTTTCAGCCAGTCATTATCTACATTCCTCTCTCCATGCCACCGCATTGCTTTTGCAGTGTTTGTCGACATGTACAGACGCTTCAACCTAGGAGTCAAAGGGAAGTAGCAGAGGACTTTCCTGGCAATCTTGTTGTTCCGTCTACCTTCACGTGACATTCATCTTGAAGTGTGGCATATGGAACACTCGTCATATTCATCATAGTTTTTATAAAACAACACACAATTATACTCACATGCATCAATAGTCTCATAACCCAAACCAATGTCCCTACAAATATTTTCCATCCTTctaaaatcaagaggataatTGTGTTCATGAGGAGGCAAGCCTCTAATATAATTACAAAGGTCGTGAACACTTTTATCAGACCATCCATTTtccactttcattttcattgcaTTTAAGACTGCACCCAAAACAGTCTCAGTACTCCCAGGATACAACGGGGTATGTGCTTCTTTTTAAAGTCTGTCATACTTCTGGTAATCATCATCTACAACATCCTCAAAAGTAAGGTCACCATTATTACTGGGGTCATCACCGAAAGCTTGTTCGTATCCAGCATAATAAGGAAAAACATCATGTAAAATGTCCATAGTGGGATTCATGGACGAACCGATACCACTGCTAGAAGATGCCCTTTGCTCTAGGATTTGTCTTCGAAGCTCATCAATTCTCGATTCATTTGATACTTCACCGTGTCTATCCCATACTGTATAATTAGGCGACATACCGAAATGAGACAAGTGTGCACACATGGTTAGTACATCAACCGGATCTTGATTGTTATGACAAACGGTGCACGGGCAACTATGGAACATCTTCCCATTAGCAGTATCCCTAACCCAGTTCACAAAGTTATGGATCCTCTCAAGGTACTTTGGGTGACTGCCGCAGTAATGCATCCAACTCTTGTCCATTTTTCCTGTCATaacataaataataaaaacacaCTAAGTTAGAAAACAATACAATACacaaaatatttattcatGTTCATCTTCACCTTATGCCTCCGGTTAGGGTCCTATCCCATTCAGGAGAACACTTCCTTTATTAAGCTTCTTGCATTCATCGGTTTCGCTCTCGGTTTTGGGAAAATTTCGACAGCATATCCGTACAGTTCCCCAAGTGCACAAAAATCTAAACCTAGTTTGCACTCATGGAACATTATAGGGAAATCCTGCCGAAATATATACCCAAGATCGAAAACAAAACCACATGAAGTGCAAACTTGCTCAACAAAGTCATGTTCTCCCAAACTGTCCAAAAATGGGACAATTCAAGGATCAAATGTCGCACAAGTGATTCTCGAACGAGATTTCTAAGCTAAAAGCAAACTAGTGAATTATTGTGAGAGTTGATGCACTCACACACACATTCATCTAGTTAATAAAtacatacaaaaataaaaattgaaaacaaaaacacatgaAAACCAAATGGTATTCACATTAACACATAAATCAACACTAATTGAATCTAAAAACAATTAAGAAATCCAACACTAAATCTAATTAACTAAATTCAtaatcatagacaaaattaatCATACTCAAAACACCAAACTTGGAGTAATCATTTATAAACCCACTTCCAACACTAAATCCAACATATATGTATGAACCAAACACTAATTTTAACACAAATTGAGTGACTTATTTACACTAAAGCTAAtacaaaatcagaaaatgcTTTCTACAATGAACATCTAGTTTACTTAAATTTTCCAAACACAAAATTCAACCTTTAATAAACATCAAATATGGTAAAAAGGATGGAGAAAGATATAGATTTCATACTAACCTGACTCAATTCaatgagagaagagaggagaaCAAGCTTTCAACTCCTAAATCGAAATTTTCTCCCTGTGAACAGTATATCACAGTTGCAGTTTTGGtttgagtttttctttaaagaCCCGTCTCTAAAGTAGAAAAAAGACTTAAGCGACGAAACTATTTTTTCGTCGCCTAGGTCCTCTTACgcgactatatatatattggtcgCCTAAGTTAATCACAGACGACAAAAAAATAGTTTCGTCGCCTAAAACCATCTTACGCGACGACAAGTTTAACTTATGTGACAATGATGTAGTGCGTCGCGTAAGAATATCGTAAGCGACAAACATGGTTGAGTTGGTCGCGTAAGTTTCAAGATGGCGTAGTGATAAACCAAGATGAGAACAAAAATGTGCCTCGATCACATCATTGGATATTACTCATATTAGCATTAGATCCTTTGCTCATTTGCAAAGGTTACCAGTATGATCAACATTTGAGGTGACTCCAAAGCCACAGAATAAGCCGTTGCGAGATTCTTGGGATTATAGAGGCTTTTGACTTTTGAGGGTAGAAGATGCTTCTACACAAAATCTTCTTCTTTAATTTGCTATTTCTTCCACTAATTTGTGGCCGTGAGATCTTGcttttatttccttttatGACTGTAAATTTTGGGTTCGTCTGCTGCACACCAAGATCAGATGgtggaaagagagagaagatgtTAATACACGTAGTGGTAGTGAGAATGTATACAACTACTGTATGGCATAATAACAATGCACCCTAGAATTTTCCGTAAATTTTGTAGTGGTGCTCAATTATCTGACGCGACACCGtgattgaaatttgaaaacacTGTTATTACTGATTGACATAGTCAGCAACTCGGCATGGAATtgttatctttttcttttgaatctgATCTGCTGACTAGACGACAAGTCTTCCACTTTGTTTGCAATGGAATAAGAACATGGTGGCATCCAGTCTTGATTGTACTTACTAGATATTGGCAACTGGATGATATAGTCCATTGCTCTCCCAAGTCTCACTAATCTCGATACTAAATCACTAATTTGTTAGTGATTTCCATAATACCAAATGATAAATAGGAGCATAATTTCCACCGTCATAGGTTTTATATGATTAAAGAAAGAATAAACGCGATGAAGCGTTataaaatattgaaattttATGTACATGAATAATAAGATGATATCTTGAGTTGTtgtaaaaatgataaatatgAGCATAATTTCGACCGGTCACAAGTTTTatatgattaaaataaaaaataaatgcgATGAAGCGTTATAAAATATGGTGATGCTATTTACACACACTCACATAATTTTTCTAAAAGACTATGTCACCAATACTATTTTATGTGAAATTGGGTGTGTTAATAACATCACCCATAAAATATTGAAATGTTATGTACGCGAGTGATGAGATGATATCTTGAGTTGTTGTAAAATGGCATAAATGTCGATTTACACCTTTAATTtaactgaaattgtcaatttgcaccctgaatttgcatttgagtcaatttacctcctaaacttggtaaaaattgtcgatttacaccccgaacttgtatttgagtcaatttacctcctaaatttggtacaaattgccgatttgcaccctatctGTTAactttaactgtttctatctaattttgtGTCACATGTCATACACATGAGgtgtaatgttgtcattttctatttatatttttcttaaaaataaataaaaatattctttaaattgaggattattttgttaatcaaattatttatttacatctttttttctacctacttaaccctactttgaattatatattcaatatacccacccattcaaatatagtgtgttgtgtataaatatttttttatatgtacacattgttggaggatgaacaaaatgagaataataacgacataatagaacagaacgtaaccgtttattgattgataatgatgccaatatataggcattacataaccacaatcagtaggattcggagtcctaatctattacagagatgcgaatttatctctaacagaaaacctaataaggctaacacacacaatggtagaatagtaattctctcggaacacacatttatttttaatttttaatgtatttatttatttatattttttctaatatcttttaacataccatatcacataaaataataaatatataaatcaataacatgtttcgaaaaaacaaacattgtagcaattTTACcttttaagtaattttattaatttatttcattattcaatatgaataaatatataatgacaatactaccccttaaatgcatgacatgtgacttaaaattggattgaaaacattaaatttgacggatatggtgcaaatcggcaatttttactaagtttaggaggtagATTGACTTAAATGCAaattcggggtgcaaattgacaatttcagtcaAATTTGGAGTGTAAATCAGTATTTATGCCTTGTAAAAGTCACGCTTATACGTATAACATGTGTTGAGTTGCCGTTTCTATTTCGTAACATATATTTAAGATCGAATTCAAATGTGGTCGACCTCGCAATAATGCATAATTCGACCGACTTTATGAACTAATTGTTAGCATTTATGGTTTACCTCCCTAGAAAAACAAGCATCAAAAGGACACCAAGGCCACATTGGATAAGCATTTCCTTAGCTTGACCCGAGCCCGACCGACTCAGATAACCCGGGCTCTCTTGACCTATAAATCCAAATACCACTCTTTTTCTATCTCAATCTCACACAAAACCACATACCATGctctctgcttcttcttcttcgacgACCTCGACAGTCTTCACCGCTCCTTTCTTCTCCGCTACGCCCGCCCCCAAACCCCTGTCACGCGTCCGCTTCCAGCCCGCTCGAGCCTTCTCCACCGGCGCCTGCGCTTCGGAAGAGACCGCCGCGGCGTCGTTTCTGGTCTCACCTCCTCACCAGACCTCGCTCTACGACGTACTCGGCATCCCCTCTGCTGCCACATATCACGAGATCAAAACGGCATACCGTCGGCTCGCGAGGGTCTGCCACCCCGACGTGGCGGCGATGGGGCAGGAAGGCTCGTCGGCCGACGAATTCATGAGGATCCACGAAGCCTACTCCACGCTCTCCGACCCGGCAAAGCGCGCCGAGTACGATCAGAAGATATTCCGGCGGATCAGGCCGTTGTCGGCGGATTATTCCGGGTACTTCACCGGCCGGAACTGGGAGACCGATCAGTGCTGGTAGCAGAGTTGACTCGCCTGGTAACGTAACGTAGCTAATATTCATATTACTACGACTAATCAAAGATTTTGTAAATATTTTAGAAGTAAATTAGCGCAACACAGACTGCAATCAGAGCCGTTGAATATTTGATGATGGTCTCGGGTGTTGCCGGAGATGTTATTGTGGGTGACAAAACATTACTGTAATTTTGCCGGAGTAGCGCCAAAATACCAAAAAAGaatatgaaaaaaagaagCAGAAATTGTGTATTACTGTAATTTAGTAATGTTGTGTATAACTAGGGAGGCAAGTCAGGCAACaaccattttttctttctttcttgtgAAATTCAGGTTTATTGTGAagtttatatttgatgatacTATAATACATGTGATTGGGGCTCAATCACTTGAAATTATGCTTCAATTCTTGGCTTTATTAGTTTTGCATTGGCCCATGAATTGTATCAACGTAAATTTTTAAAGACGAATGTCCATTTAGTACTAATTTGGCCccctttttttctcatttcaatGACACATTTTAAAATTTGCTCATTTCAACACAAAGTTACCTACAATTTATCCAAATCAACACATTTcctctaaatatatacattttaGGACCATTTTACTCATACCTATTGAATAGAGAGGCTTTGACAGCCACAGAGTTTCAAGAATCTATTGCTTTATTAATACTTAGTAACTCGTAATTAATTTCAAATCACCATTGGTCGAAATCAAAAATCTAGTCACCGGACGTCGGAATTGCAAATCTAATCACTTATATAACTGGCAAGAAATTACTAACTCACAATAATAAAACTATTAACTCTCAATAATCATGTTACTTACCCTCAATAAACGCTATTGACCCCAATAATCATGTTACTGATGTTACTAACCCCCAGAAATGTAGTGAAGATTATCACATACCTATCTCCAACTAGCTTAGTGAAAATCTCATCATCTCTATCAACTAACATCCCCAATTCTTCACATACCTACCTCTGCACGAACAAACTTGTGCGCCTCAGAGCCAAGACTACATTGTTATCCTTGAGAGACCTTTTCCACTAAGATGTATGATTGCACCTCTTCAAGACACTGAAATCAAAAAACACAAACTAACTCTCATCACAACTCGACAATCGATGATGCAATCGAAAGCAATCAGGAGCATAATTTCCACAAATTAATGCACATATTTTGTGGAAACCAGATCAAGAAGAAATCAGTAACTAATTCAAATTGACTTCTACTTCCTCATCAGTAGAACCACAAATTGGATTTGTATTGTGAAGCTCCGACTCCATCTTCATCGAGATCGAGCAGCTCCGCCATCGCCGTGGTTTGTGTTATGGCGTTGAGTCGGTAAGGAATTTGATGTGGCAGTCAGGATCTATGGGGCGGTGGGTGGTTGGTTTCTGGACCTAAGTTTCTTGGTCGGAGGCTACAAGGTCTGGAGAGAGGGGGTGAAAGCATCTCCAACAGACTAGCTATCTTGAAAAAAATTGGCTTTTAAACAAAGTTTATGATAATTTTTTACCTCGATCAGACTAgttatttaaaaattatatttagttTTAGCTAAAAATTCTAGTCAAATATAGCTAgggaggaaaaagaaaatagctTTAGCTAAACTATATTTATGTGTTGAAAATTAAATGCTACTTTTAGCTATttttaactatatatatatagctaacATTGTTAGAGATGCTCTCAGACATTGATTAATGATAAGGGTAGTAATGTAATTGGTGGTGTAAATATTGAAATGAGAACATATAATTGGAATTGGCAAGTTTTGGAGTGATTCTATTCATTTGGTCATTCTcccaatttttattttgtaccATGTGTGCCAAATTTCAAGAGAGTACTATGTAAGTCTCTTTTGGCATGTTTCACCTTTGTAAATTGCCCATTACTTTTGTTTGAAAATGCATTGATGATATAAGGGGAACTTAAATTAGGGCGTGAAACTATTAGTTTTCTTCCGTTATTTTTTAGAGAtaggaaaattaaaaaaaattatagtgACTTGTGAGTGTTTGTTGGAGATTCTCTCGACAAATATTCCATTATGCTCCATAATCTATAGAAGTTCATAATTTCGT
This genomic interval from Argentina anserina chromosome 1, drPotAnse1.1, whole genome shotgun sequence contains the following:
- the LOC126792180 gene encoding chaperone protein dnaJ 11, chloroplastic, with amino-acid sequence MLSASSSSTTSTVFTAPFFSATPAPKPLSRVRFQPARAFSTGACASEETAAASFLVSPPHQTSLYDVLGIPSAATYHEIKTAYRRLARVCHPDVAAMGQEGSSADEFMRIHEAYSTLSDPAKRAEYDQKIFRRIRPLSADYSGYFTGRNWETDQCW